Proteins from a genomic interval of Desulfofustis limnaeus:
- the lon gene encoding endopeptidase La: MAEEPTILDPHDQQEDEQEAGKQDTNTSLVPARDLLPEMLLIIPLFDRPMFPKMMGPIVVEDEQLQDSISEAHEQGIPIYLGLLLVKPVETGMVQAPQSIEDFHSVGVAAKVVQISTRTQGQPLQLVAQAQERFIVKELVKEKPIFKARVEYLFEKKRESNEEIKAYSVAVIDCIKELVTLNPLFKEGLGLLLERINVSDPSALADFAASMTTSSGSELQTILETAPVRQRLERVLILLKKEIEISKLKADISKRIEERLSKQQREFFLKQQLREIKKELGIAKDDTQSELEKFEKRLRQLKPSPEAKDRIDEEMEKLKLLEPSSAEFNVTRAYLDWLTILPWGVYTKDNYDIAKAERILNQDHYGLEEVKERILELISVGIVKGDLAGSIILLIGPPGVGKTSVGQSIARSIGRQFYRFSLGGMRDEAEIKGHRRTYIGALPGKFIQAIKTCKTANPLIMLDEIDKIGASFRGDPASALLEVLDPEQNRDFLDHYLDVRFDLSKVLFICTANQMETIPSPLIDRMEVIKLPGYIQAEKVEIARRHLLPKQLKLHGLDKKQVAISRPVISAIVDGYAREAGVRNLENRIKKILRKVAKDLVSDPDKTVKVKISDLPGLLGRKVFSDEKIFSKPRVGVVTGLAYTSNGGATLHIEAAAVATGTPGFKQTGQLGQVMIESSEIAYSYIRSLFTDDEKTMDFFRKSYIHLHVPAGATPKDGPSAGITMACALYSLAVGKPIVADTAMTGELTLSGLVMPIGGVKEKVIAAKRAKLKQVILPEENKEDFDLLPDHIREGITARFVKTFQDVLTICFS, from the coding sequence ATGGCAGAAGAACCGACAATTCTTGATCCGCACGACCAGCAGGAGGACGAACAGGAAGCGGGAAAGCAGGATACCAATACCTCTCTGGTACCGGCTCGTGACCTGCTCCCGGAAATGTTGCTGATCATACCCCTGTTCGATCGACCGATGTTCCCCAAAATGATGGGGCCGATCGTCGTTGAAGATGAGCAGTTACAAGACTCCATCAGCGAGGCCCATGAGCAGGGGATCCCGATTTACCTGGGCCTGCTTCTCGTTAAACCGGTGGAGACCGGCATGGTCCAGGCGCCGCAGTCGATTGAGGATTTTCATTCGGTTGGTGTCGCCGCCAAGGTGGTACAGATCTCCACCCGGACTCAGGGACAACCGTTGCAGCTGGTGGCCCAGGCCCAGGAACGGTTTATCGTCAAGGAATTGGTGAAGGAAAAACCGATCTTCAAGGCACGGGTGGAATACCTGTTTGAAAAAAAGCGGGAGTCCAACGAGGAAATAAAGGCCTATTCGGTGGCGGTCATCGACTGCATCAAGGAGTTGGTGACGCTCAACCCGCTGTTCAAGGAAGGCCTCGGCCTGCTCCTGGAACGGATCAACGTCAGTGATCCCAGTGCCCTGGCCGATTTCGCCGCATCCATGACCACCTCGTCTGGGTCTGAGTTGCAGACCATCCTCGAAACCGCTCCGGTGCGGCAGCGCTTGGAGCGGGTGCTGATCCTTCTGAAAAAGGAGATAGAGATCTCCAAGCTCAAGGCAGATATCTCCAAACGGATCGAGGAGCGGTTGTCCAAGCAGCAGCGTGAGTTTTTCCTCAAGCAGCAATTACGTGAGATCAAAAAAGAACTGGGCATCGCCAAGGACGACACGCAGAGCGAACTGGAAAAGTTCGAGAAGCGGCTGCGCCAGCTCAAGCCTTCTCCGGAGGCGAAGGACCGTATCGACGAGGAGATGGAGAAACTGAAGCTGCTCGAACCGTCCTCCGCCGAGTTCAATGTCACCAGAGCCTACCTGGACTGGTTGACCATTCTCCCCTGGGGCGTCTATACGAAGGACAATTACGATATCGCCAAGGCGGAGCGAATCCTCAATCAGGACCATTACGGGCTGGAGGAGGTCAAGGAGCGCATCCTCGAACTGATCTCGGTGGGTATCGTCAAGGGGGATCTGGCCGGTTCCATCATCCTGCTGATCGGCCCTCCCGGCGTCGGCAAGACCTCGGTCGGCCAATCCATTGCGCGCAGTATCGGCCGTCAGTTCTACCGCTTCTCTCTGGGCGGGATGCGCGATGAAGCGGAAATCAAGGGCCACCGAAGGACGTACATTGGGGCGTTGCCGGGAAAATTTATTCAGGCGATCAAGACCTGCAAGACGGCCAACCCCTTGATCATGCTCGACGAAATAGACAAGATCGGGGCCAGCTTTCGCGGCGACCCCGCCTCGGCCTTGCTGGAAGTGCTGGATCCGGAGCAGAACCGCGATTTTCTCGATCACTACCTCGATGTCCGTTTCGATCTCTCCAAGGTTCTTTTTATCTGTACCGCCAACCAGATGGAAACGATCCCCAGCCCGCTCATTGACCGTATGGAGGTAATCAAGCTGCCCGGCTATATCCAGGCTGAGAAAGTTGAGATCGCCAGGCGTCACTTGCTTCCCAAACAACTGAAATTACACGGCCTGGACAAAAAGCAGGTGGCCATTTCCCGGCCGGTGATCAGCGCCATCGTGGATGGCTATGCCCGGGAGGCCGGGGTCAGGAACCTGGAGAACCGGATCAAGAAAATCCTGCGCAAGGTGGCGAAGGATCTGGTCAGCGACCCGGACAAAACGGTAAAAGTCAAAATATCCGATCTCCCCGGACTGCTCGGCCGCAAAGTCTTTTCTGACGAAAAGATCTTCAGCAAGCCGCGGGTCGGCGTCGTTACCGGGCTGGCCTATACCAGCAATGGCGGGGCGACGCTCCATATCGAAGCGGCGGCCGTTGCCACCGGCACTCCCGGCTTCAAGCAGACCGGCCAGTTAGGGCAGGTGATGATCGAGTCTTCGGAGATAGCCTATAGCTACATTCGTTCGCTGTTCACCGATGACGAGAAGACCATGGATTTCTTCCGTAAGAGCTATATCCATCTGCACGTTCCGGCTGGAGCGACGCCGAAGGACGGGCCTTCAGCCGGCATCACCATGGCCTGCGCACTCTATTCACTGGCGGTTGGCAAGCCGATTGTCGCCGATACCGCGATGACCGGCGAGTTGACCTTGAGCGGGCTGGTTATGCCCATCGGTGGCGTGAAAGAGAAGGTTATTGCGGCAAAACGGGCAAAGCTGAAGCAGGTGATCCTGCCGGAGGAGAACAAGGAAGATTTCGATCTTCTCCCCGACCATATCCGTGAGGGCATAACGGCCCGCTTTGTTAAAACGTTTCAAGACGTTCTCACCATCTGTTTCTCCTGA
- a CDS encoding cyclic nucleotide-binding domain-containing protein yields MEDRSGSEGSRRVVIMLTDMVGYSRLTSDMTPDGVRDFVIDYHHGLARVLKKPEYEPVEIEPSAGDGALILFGKRTGEGDREVCRRALAAGADLASAVTRNEVVKTRIGLFSGDIVEAQINGKKAKFGAGFAVASRLEELCDYFDTPLLMDRDIAANQEDDGSLVCIGRVTPSNLSHPLHLFTVYRPGLHHIPATVDRAGLARFISLKNEAVELFCGNKMLGVAPDFPLVKEKLQQAKEIFYHLCGSVDLATERILEYIRDTPYPAQDFEQLGMKVLGSKQDKLGVRLFHLSSELLKAIDEEFYNALVINTDWENYFALEWRKQGDVIFRVNDVADGIYYINSGSVVTLDENERVIVTLGAGNIFGEMAYFSKERRRNATIVAASDVVLRKISTKDFETLPVIQKIFRRIAAQRQVQTDGSA; encoded by the coding sequence ATGGAAGACCGGAGTGGGTCTGAAGGGTCGCGACGGGTCGTCATCATGCTGACCGATATGGTCGGCTATTCACGGCTGACCAGTGATATGACGCCCGACGGTGTGCGTGATTTCGTCATCGACTATCATCATGGATTAGCTCGCGTTCTGAAGAAGCCGGAGTATGAGCCGGTGGAAATAGAACCGTCAGCCGGTGACGGGGCCCTGATACTTTTCGGTAAACGGACCGGAGAAGGCGATCGGGAGGTGTGCCGGAGGGCCTTGGCGGCGGGGGCCGATCTCGCCTCTGCGGTGACCAGAAATGAAGTGGTCAAGACCAGGATCGGGCTCTTTTCTGGCGATATTGTCGAGGCTCAGATTAACGGGAAAAAGGCCAAATTCGGCGCCGGGTTTGCGGTGGCGAGCCGCTTGGAAGAGTTGTGCGACTATTTCGATACCCCGTTGCTGATGGACCGCGACATAGCCGCCAATCAGGAGGATGACGGCTCGCTGGTGTGTATCGGGCGGGTTACCCCGTCTAATCTCAGCCATCCGCTTCATCTCTTTACCGTCTATCGCCCCGGGCTCCATCATATTCCGGCCACCGTCGATCGGGCGGGCTTGGCTCGTTTCATTTCCCTGAAGAACGAAGCGGTCGAACTGTTTTGCGGCAACAAGATGTTGGGGGTTGCGCCCGATTTCCCCCTGGTGAAAGAGAAACTGCAACAGGCCAAGGAAATCTTCTACCATCTCTGTGGATCGGTCGATCTGGCGACCGAACGCATCCTCGAGTACATTCGAGACACGCCGTATCCGGCCCAGGACTTTGAGCAGCTGGGCATGAAGGTCCTGGGCTCCAAACAGGACAAATTGGGGGTTCGGTTGTTCCACCTGTCCAGTGAGCTGCTCAAGGCCATAGACGAAGAGTTCTATAACGCCCTGGTCATCAATACCGATTGGGAAAACTATTTCGCCCTGGAGTGGCGCAAACAGGGAGACGTCATTTTTCGGGTCAACGACGTGGCAGACGGAATCTATTATATCAACAGCGGATCGGTGGTCACCCTCGATGAAAACGAGCGGGTGATTGTTACCCTCGGTGCCGGCAATATCTTCGGGGAGATGGCCTATTTCTCGAAAGAGCGGCGGCGTAACGCCACCATTGTTGCCGCCAGTGATGTGGTCCTGCGCAAGATATCCACCAAGGACTTCGAGACGCTTCCGGTCATTCAGAAGATCTTTCGCCGTATCGCCGCCCAGCGGCAGGTCCAGACCGATGGGAGCGCTTGA